A region of the Dickeya chrysanthemi NCPPB 402 genome:
GGAAGCCGCCCTGCTGCTGATCAAGAGCGACGAAAACCACCACCATACCGTGCTGTTCAACCGGGTGCGCGACGTCACCGCTGAAATCTGGTTCGGTCGACGTCTCGGCCAGGAAGCGGCCCCCGCCAAACTGGGCGTGGACCGCGCGCTGCCGTTTAGCGAAATCGGCGAACAACTGCATCTGCTGCTTAATGGTCTGGATGTGGTCTACCATGCACAGGGCGAATACGCTTACGCCGACAAACTGGTGTTCGCCGCGCTCGATACCTTGCGTACCGGCGGTACACGCAAAGGCTTTAGCGCACCGGCGACCTTGACCGACTGGCGGCCGTGGGTACACGAAATGCGTCTGTTCAAGTCTCCGGCGGAAATCGACATCCTGCGCCGTGCCGGCGAAATCAGCGCGCTGGCCCACACCCGTGCGATGGAAAAATGCCGCCCCGGCATGTTCGAATATCAGTTGGAAGGCGAAATCCACCACGAATTCAACCGTCACGGCGCGCGTTACCCGTCGTATAACACCATTGTCGGCAGCGGCGAAAACGCCTGCATCCTGCACTACACCGAAAATGAATGTCAGATGCGCGACGGCGATCTGGTCTTGACCGACGCCGGATGCGAATACCTGGGCTACGCAGGCGACATCACCCGCACTTTCCCGGTTAACGGCAAATTTACTCCGGCGCAGCGCGCTATTTACGACATCGTGCTGGCAGCGGAAGTGCGCGCGATCGACATGTTCGCACCGGGCCGCAGTATCCGCGAAGTGAATGAGGAAGTGGTGCGTATCATGCTGCGCGGTCTGATCAAACTCGGCATTCTGCAAGGCGATGTCGACACGCTGTTCGCCGAGCAGGCGCACCGGGCGTTTTTCATGCACGGCCTGAGCCACTGGCTGGGTATGGATGTGCATGACGTCGGCGACTACGGCACCGCCGATCGCGGCCGCACGCTGGAGCCGGGCATGGTGTTGACGGTGGAGCCGGGTCTGTACATCGCGCCGGATGCCGATGTGCCGGCGGAATATCGCGGCATCGGTATTCGTATTGAAGACGACATCGTGATCACGGCAACTGGTAATGAAGTGCTGACCGGTGACGTCGTCAAAGATCCCGATGAAATCGAAGCACTGATGGCAAGGGCGGCAGGGCGCGTCTCATGACCATCATGATTGTCGGCGGCGGAATGACGGGTGCAACGCTGGCGCTGGCGATCTCCCATCTGTCCGGTGGGCGGCTCCCGGTGGACCTGATCGAAACCCGCTCGCCGCAGGAAGACCAACACCCCGGTTTTGACGCCCGCGCCATTGCACTGGCGCAGGGCACCTGTATGCAGTTGGACGCCATCGGCGTCTGGTCAACGCTGTCCCCCATCGCGACCCCGATCACCCGCGTACACGTCAGCGATCAGGGCCACGCCGGGCGGGTACAGCTGCAAGCCGGCGATTACCGGGTGCCGGCGTTGGGTCACGTGGTCGAACTGCACGATGTCGGCAAACGTCTGTTCTCGTTATTACAACATGCGCCCGGTGTACGGTTGCATTGCCCGGCAACGGTAGACAGCCTGCAACGGGGAGAAAATAACGTCTCACTGTGGCTGGACAACGGTACTCGCCTGAACGGGCAACTACTGGTGGCCGCCGACGGTTCGCGCTCCCGGCTGGCGCAATACGCAGGCATTCAATGGCAGCACACGCCTTATGACCAGGTGGCGATTATCGCCAACGTTGCCACGGCACAAGCCCATCAGGGCCGGGCTTATGAGCGCTTCACCGCCCACGGCCCGCTGGCGCTACTGCCGATGAGTAAAGGCCGTAGCTCACTGGTGTGGTGCCACCCGCTATCACAACAGACCGAAATAGCCGGCTGGAGTGATGCGCAATTTCGTCAGCGGTTACAGCACGCATTCGGCTGGCGGCTCGGCGCCATCACCCATATCGGTAAGCGCCATAGCTACCCGCTGGCGCTGTCGGCCGCTAATCAGCATGTCAGCCACCGTATGGCGCTGGTAGGCAATGCGGCGCAAACCCTGCACCCCATCGCCGGACAAGGATTCAACCTCGGCCTGCGCGACGTGATGACGCTGGCGGAGACGCTGGTGACAGCGGTTGAACAAGGGGAAGATCCCGGCAGCCAAACCGTACTGCAACGCTATCAACACCGCCGCCAACCGGATCAGCACACCACCGTCGCGTTGACCGACGGGCTGGTGCGTGTCTTTTCCAACCGCCTGTTCCCGATGGAAGTCGGGCGGAATCTGGGGCTAATGGCGATGAACAATCTGCCGCTGCTGCGTGACGTGCTGGCACGGCGTACGCTGGGCTGGGTGGAACGTTAAACAGACAGGAATTCATGCTCTATGCAATCATTTGATGTGGTTATCGCCGGTGGGGGAATGGTCGGGCTGGCGCTGGCCTGCGGTCTGCAAGGCAGTGGGCTGAGCGTTGCGGTGCTGGAAAAGCAGGCCACCACCGAACCGCTGGCAAATGGCCCGCATGCGCTTCGCGTATCCGCCATCAATGCCGCCAGCGAAGCACTGCTGCGCAAGCTCAACGTCTGGTCGGGCATTGCCGCACAGCGACTCAGCCCTTACAACGACATGTATGTCTGGGATAAAGACAGCTTCGGCAATATTCGTTTTTGCGGCGAAGAGTTCGGTTTTTCCCGCCTCGGCCACATTATCGAAAACGACGTTATCCAATGGGCGCTGTGGCAACAAGCGTCCCAGTCGCGGGATATCACCCTGCTGGCACCCGCTGCGCTGCGGCAGGTCGCCTGGGGCGAGAACGAAGCCTTCATTACGCTGGAAGACGGCGGCATGCTCACCGCCCGGCTGGTGGTCGGAGCAGACGGCGCGCACTCCTGGCTGCGACAACACGCCGACATTCCGCTGACCTTTTGGGACTACGGCCATCATGCACTGGTCGCCAACATCCGTACTGAACAGCCGCACGGCGCTACTGCCAGTCAGGTCTTTCACGGCGAAGGTATTCTGGCGTTTCTGCCGCTCAGCGACCCGCATCTCAGCTCCATTGTTTGGTCGCTGCCGCCGCAACGCGCTCAGCAACTGCGCGAACTGCCTGCCGAAGAATTTGTCAGGCAACTGGCCATCACCTTCGATATGCGGCTGGGGCTGTGTCAGTTGGAGAGCGACCGGCAAACCTTCCCGCTCACCGCGCGTTATGCCCGCAGTTTTGCCGCCCACCGGCTGGTGCTGACGGGTGATGCGGCACACACCATTCATCCGCTGGCAGGCCAGGGCGTCAACCTTGGTTTTATGGATGTGGCGGAACTGATTGCCGAGCTTAAACGGCTACAGGCACAAGGGAAAGACATCGGCCAGCACCTGTATCTGCGGCGCTACGAGCGGCGTCGTAAGCACAGTGCCGCGATGATGCTGGCGAGTATGCAGGGCTTCCGTACCCTGTTCGCCGGTTCCCACCCGGTCAGTAGCCTGCTGCGCGATGTCGGCCTGAAGCTGGCGGATACATTGCCGGGCATCAAGCCGACACTGGTACGTCAGGCGATGGGGCTGAATGACTTGCCGGAATGGCTGGATCACGCCGGATAAGCTGCCCCCTCGGACTGCGTGCATTCTGGCGCAGTCCGTCGCCCGATATACCTGCCCTGTTTTCCCTGCGTGATGTTTTCTTGAATGACGTTTTCCTGAATCGCGACGACCTGAATATCAGATAACGGCCACCATAAATATATTCAAAAGCGAGTGATGCTAATTATTTCCCATTAATAAGACATCATTTAATTATTTTAAATTGAAATTATCCGAACCAAATAAAAACACACTTCATTTATTACACACTGATTTTCTCAAACATAATAATCCGTTTAACACGTTATTTAATATACATTTCCGTCACAAGAACTCATTAATAGTCATATCACGCCAATGAACGAATACATTTTTCATAATTAGAAAAACAATTGACCTATCAGATGGATAGTGCGAATGAGTAATACTCGAACATCGGAATATAAAGGCGTATACTTTTCACAAAGACGATCGTAATCATTTAAAGGAAAGTGCATCGAAACCT
Encoded here:
- the ubiI gene encoding FAD-dependent 2-octaprenylphenol hydroxylase; this translates as MQSFDVVIAGGGMVGLALACGLQGSGLSVAVLEKQATTEPLANGPHALRVSAINAASEALLRKLNVWSGIAAQRLSPYNDMYVWDKDSFGNIRFCGEEFGFSRLGHIIENDVIQWALWQQASQSRDITLLAPAALRQVAWGENEAFITLEDGGMLTARLVVGADGAHSWLRQHADIPLTFWDYGHHALVANIRTEQPHGATASQVFHGEGILAFLPLSDPHLSSIVWSLPPQRAQQLRELPAEEFVRQLAITFDMRLGLCQLESDRQTFPLTARYARSFAAHRLVLTGDAAHTIHPLAGQGVNLGFMDVAELIAELKRLQAQGKDIGQHLYLRRYERRRKHSAAMMLASMQGFRTLFAGSHPVSSLLRDVGLKLADTLPGIKPTLVRQAMGLNDLPEWLDHAG
- the pepP gene encoding Xaa-Pro aminopeptidase, whose protein sequence is MNQQEYLRRRLALLDKMVPGSAAILFAAPEAQRNADSDYPYRQSSDFWYFTGFNEPEAALLLIKSDENHHHTVLFNRVRDVTAEIWFGRRLGQEAAPAKLGVDRALPFSEIGEQLHLLLNGLDVVYHAQGEYAYADKLVFAALDTLRTGGTRKGFSAPATLTDWRPWVHEMRLFKSPAEIDILRRAGEISALAHTRAMEKCRPGMFEYQLEGEIHHEFNRHGARYPSYNTIVGSGENACILHYTENECQMRDGDLVLTDAGCEYLGYAGDITRTFPVNGKFTPAQRAIYDIVLAAEVRAIDMFAPGRSIREVNEEVVRIMLRGLIKLGILQGDVDTLFAEQAHRAFFMHGLSHWLGMDVHDVGDYGTADRGRTLEPGMVLTVEPGLYIAPDADVPAEYRGIGIRIEDDIVITATGNEVLTGDVVKDPDEIEALMARAAGRVS
- the ubiH gene encoding 2-octaprenyl-6-methoxyphenyl hydroxylase, whose product is MTIMIVGGGMTGATLALAISHLSGGRLPVDLIETRSPQEDQHPGFDARAIALAQGTCMQLDAIGVWSTLSPIATPITRVHVSDQGHAGRVQLQAGDYRVPALGHVVELHDVGKRLFSLLQHAPGVRLHCPATVDSLQRGENNVSLWLDNGTRLNGQLLVAADGSRSRLAQYAGIQWQHTPYDQVAIIANVATAQAHQGRAYERFTAHGPLALLPMSKGRSSLVWCHPLSQQTEIAGWSDAQFRQRLQHAFGWRLGAITHIGKRHSYPLALSAANQHVSHRMALVGNAAQTLHPIAGQGFNLGLRDVMTLAETLVTAVEQGEDPGSQTVLQRYQHRRQPDQHTTVALTDGLVRVFSNRLFPMEVGRNLGLMAMNNLPLLRDVLARRTLGWVER